Proteins from a single region of Harmonia axyridis chromosome 4, icHarAxyr1.1, whole genome shotgun sequence:
- the LOC123677643 gene encoding EH domain-containing protein 1-like isoform X5, which produces MFSWMNKTKEVHHECFDTVVEGLKSIYKYKMFPLEQHYLFHEFHSPPLNDADFDAKPLILLVGQYSTGKTTFIKYLLERDFPGMRIGPEPTTDRFIAVMYGEKEGVIPGNALVMDPKKQFKPLSTFGNAFLNRFQCSMVKSPVLKGISVIDTPGILAGEKQRIDRGYDFIGVLQWFAERVDRIILLFDAHKLDISDEFKRSIEALRGHDDKIKIVLNKADMINPQQLMRVYGALMWSLGKVFQTPEVVRVYIGSFWDQPLRFDSNKQLFEDETQDLFKDLQCLPRNSALRKLNDLIKRARLAKVHAYIISELKKEMPNIFGKENKKRDLIKNLPHLYRKIQQQYSVSQGDFPDVKKMQEHLSKYDFNKFHSIKPRMLEEIDSMLGSDIAQLMAMVPNEYCGDSDIDIRGGIFENVGDNLSPFGYRRGEGIMAGYGEVDWIVNKDRSSYDNIFDRLSNNNPKLSGSMAKEELLKSKLPNTVLGKIWRLADIDQDGFLDRDEFALAMYLVNVKLDGGDIPRDLPDHLVPPFKKNSSYPHD; this is translated from the exons ATGTTTAGCTGGATGAACAAGACAAAAGAGGTTCACCATGAATGTTTCGATACGGTCGTCGAGGGACTCAAAAGCATCTACAAGTACAAGATGTTCCCGTTGGAACAGCATTACCTATTCCACGAATTCCATTCTCCGCCTCTGAACGACGCTGATTTTGACGCTAAGCCACTTATTCTTCTAGTGGGACAGTACTCGACAGGAAAAACCACTTTCATAAAATACCTGCTGGAGAGGGATTTCCCAG GTATGAGGATAGGCCCTGAACCCACAACGGACCGCTTCATAGCAGTCATGTATGGTGAAAAGGAAGGTGTGATACCGGGGAATGCATTGGTGATGGACCCTAAGAAGCAATTCAAACCGCTCTCAACTTTTGGAAACGCTTTTTTGAACAGATTTCAATGCTCTATGGTCAAGAGTCCGGTGCTGAAGGGAATATCTGTGATTGATACTCCGGGAATACTAGCAG GTGAAAAGCAAAGAATCGACCGAGGCTATGACTTCATCGGTGTTCTTCAATGGTTTGCTGAGAGAGTGGACAGAATCATTTTACTCTTTGATGCACATAAACTGGATATTTCCGATGAATTTAAGAGGTCCATAGAAGCTCTCAGAGGACACgacgataaaataaaaatagtttTGAACAAAGCTGACATGATAAACCCCCAGCAATTGATGAGAGTGTATGGAGCACTGATGTGGTCTCTGGGAAAG GTATTCCAAACCCCTGAAGTGGTAAGGGTTTACATTGGAAGCTTTTGGGATCAGCCTTTGAGATTTGACAGCAACAAACAACTATTCGAAGATGAAACCCAAGATCTGTTCAAGGACCTTCAATGTCTGCCAAGAAATTCAGCGTTGAGGAAACTCAACGATTTGATAAAGAGGGCAAGGCTTGCCAAAGTACACGCCTACATCATTTCGGAACTGAAGAAGGAGATGCCCAACATCTTTGGTAAAGAGAATAAAAAGAGAGACCTGATCAAGAACCTACCACATCTCTATAGGAAGATCCAACAGCAGTATTCGGTGTCTCAGGGAGATTTTCCAGATGTGAAAAAAATGCAAGAGCACTTGAGCAAGTATGATTTCAATAAGTTCCATAGTATAAAACCAAGGATGTTAGAAGAAATTGATTCAATGTTGGGCAGTGATATTGCCCAATTGATGGCAATGGTGCCCAATGAGTACTGTGGTGACTCTGATATTGATATCAGAGGAGGTATATTTGAGAATGTTGGAGACAATTTGTCACCATTTGGTTACAGAAGAGGAGAAGGTATCATGGCAG GTTATGGAGAAGTGGATTGGATTGTTAACAAAGACAGATCGTCGTACGATAACATCTTCGATCGATTGTCGAATAATAACCCGAAACTTTCTGGATCTATGGCGAAGGAAGAGCTGCTTAAATCGAAATTGCCGAATACAGTTTTAGGAAAGATATGGAGGCTTGCAGATATCGATCAGGATGGATTTTTGGATAGGGATGAGTTTGCTTTAGCGATGTATTTGGTGAATGTAAAGCTTGACGGTGGGGATATACCAAGAGATTTGCCTGATCATCTGGTACCACCTTTCAAGAAGAATTCAAGTTATCCACATGACTGA
- the LOC123677643 gene encoding EH domain-containing protein 1-like isoform X6, which produces MFSWMNKTKEVHHECFDTVVEGLKSIYKYKMFPLEQHYLFHEFHSPPLNDADFDAKPLILLVGQYSTGKTTFIKYLLERDFPGPEPTTDRFIAVMYGEKEGVIPGNALVMDPKKQFKPLSTFGNAFLNRFQCSMVKSPVLKGISVIDTPGILAGEKQRIDRGYDFIGVLQWFAERVDRIILLFDAHKLDISDEFKRSIEALRGHDDKIKIVLNKADMINPQQLMRVYGALMWSLGKVFQTPEVVRVYIGSFWDQPLRFDSNKQLFEDETQDLFKDLQCLPRNSALRKLNDLIKRARLAKVHAYIISELKKEMPNIFGKENKKRDLIKNLPHLYRKIQQQYSVSQGDFPDVKKMQEHLSKYDFNKFHSIKPRMLEEIDSMLGSDIAQLMAMVPNEYCGDSDIDIRGGIFENVGDNLSPFGYRRGEGIMAGYGEVDWIVNKDRSSYDNIFDRLSNNNPKLSGSMAKEELLKSKLPNTVLGKIWRLADIDQDGFLDRDEFALAMYLVNVKLDGGDIPRDLPDHLVPPFKKNSSYPHD; this is translated from the exons ATGTTTAGCTGGATGAACAAGACAAAAGAGGTTCACCATGAATGTTTCGATACGGTCGTCGAGGGACTCAAAAGCATCTACAAGTACAAGATGTTCCCGTTGGAACAGCATTACCTATTCCACGAATTCCATTCTCCGCCTCTGAACGACGCTGATTTTGACGCTAAGCCACTTATTCTTCTAGTGGGACAGTACTCGACAGGAAAAACCACTTTCATAAAATACCTGCTGGAGAGGGATTTCCCAG GCCCTGAACCCACAACGGACCGCTTCATAGCAGTCATGTATGGTGAAAAGGAAGGTGTGATACCGGGGAATGCATTGGTGATGGACCCTAAGAAGCAATTCAAACCGCTCTCAACTTTTGGAAACGCTTTTTTGAACAGATTTCAATGCTCTATGGTCAAGAGTCCGGTGCTGAAGGGAATATCTGTGATTGATACTCCGGGAATACTAGCAG GTGAAAAGCAAAGAATCGACCGAGGCTATGACTTCATCGGTGTTCTTCAATGGTTTGCTGAGAGAGTGGACAGAATCATTTTACTCTTTGATGCACATAAACTGGATATTTCCGATGAATTTAAGAGGTCCATAGAAGCTCTCAGAGGACACgacgataaaataaaaatagtttTGAACAAAGCTGACATGATAAACCCCCAGCAATTGATGAGAGTGTATGGAGCACTGATGTGGTCTCTGGGAAAG GTATTCCAAACCCCTGAAGTGGTAAGGGTTTACATTGGAAGCTTTTGGGATCAGCCTTTGAGATTTGACAGCAACAAACAACTATTCGAAGATGAAACCCAAGATCTGTTCAAGGACCTTCAATGTCTGCCAAGAAATTCAGCGTTGAGGAAACTCAACGATTTGATAAAGAGGGCAAGGCTTGCCAAAGTACACGCCTACATCATTTCGGAACTGAAGAAGGAGATGCCCAACATCTTTGGTAAAGAGAATAAAAAGAGAGACCTGATCAAGAACCTACCACATCTCTATAGGAAGATCCAACAGCAGTATTCGGTGTCTCAGGGAGATTTTCCAGATGTGAAAAAAATGCAAGAGCACTTGAGCAAGTATGATTTCAATAAGTTCCATAGTATAAAACCAAGGATGTTAGAAGAAATTGATTCAATGTTGGGCAGTGATATTGCCCAATTGATGGCAATGGTGCCCAATGAGTACTGTGGTGACTCTGATATTGATATCAGAGGAGGTATATTTGAGAATGTTGGAGACAATTTGTCACCATTTGGTTACAGAAGAGGAGAAGGTATCATGGCAG GTTATGGAGAAGTGGATTGGATTGTTAACAAAGACAGATCGTCGTACGATAACATCTTCGATCGATTGTCGAATAATAACCCGAAACTTTCTGGATCTATGGCGAAGGAAGAGCTGCTTAAATCGAAATTGCCGAATACAGTTTTAGGAAAGATATGGAGGCTTGCAGATATCGATCAGGATGGATTTTTGGATAGGGATGAGTTTGCTTTAGCGATGTATTTGGTGAATGTAAAGCTTGACGGTGGGGATATACCAAGAGATTTGCCTGATCATCTGGTACCACCTTTCAAGAAGAATTCAAGTTATCCACATGACTGA
- the LOC123677643 gene encoding EH domain-containing protein 1-like isoform X4, whose protein sequence is MFSWMNKTKEVHHECFDTVVEGLKSIYKYKMFPLEQHYLFHEFHSPPLNDADFDAKPLILLVGQYSTGKTTFIKYLLERDFPGPEPTTDRFIAVMYGEKEGVIPGNALVMDPKKQFKPLSTFGNAFLNRFQCSMVKSPVLKGISVIDTPGILAGICEKQRIDRGYDFIGVLQWFAERVDRIILLFDAHKLDISDEFKRSIEALRGHDDKIKIVLNKADMINPQQLMRVYGALMWSLGKVFQTPEVVRVYIGSFWDQPLRFDSNKQLFEDETQDLFKDLQCLPRNSALRKLNDLIKRARLAKVHAYIISELKKEMPNIFGKENKKRDLIKNLPHLYRKIQQQYSVSQGDFPDVKKMQEHLSKYDFNKFHSIKPRMLEEIDSMLGSDIAQLMAMVPNEYCGDSDIDIRGGIFENVGDNLSPFGYRRGEGIMADIGGYGEVDWIVNKDRSSYDNIFDRLSNNNPKLSGSMAKEELLKSKLPNTVLGKIWRLADIDQDGFLDRDEFALAMYLVNVKLDGGDIPRDLPDHLVPPFKKNSSYPHD, encoded by the exons ATGTTTAGCTGGATGAACAAGACAAAAGAGGTTCACCATGAATGTTTCGATACGGTCGTCGAGGGACTCAAAAGCATCTACAAGTACAAGATGTTCCCGTTGGAACAGCATTACCTATTCCACGAATTCCATTCTCCGCCTCTGAACGACGCTGATTTTGACGCTAAGCCACTTATTCTTCTAGTGGGACAGTACTCGACAGGAAAAACCACTTTCATAAAATACCTGCTGGAGAGGGATTTCCCAG GCCCTGAACCCACAACGGACCGCTTCATAGCAGTCATGTATGGTGAAAAGGAAGGTGTGATACCGGGGAATGCATTGGTGATGGACCCTAAGAAGCAATTCAAACCGCTCTCAACTTTTGGAAACGCTTTTTTGAACAGATTTCAATGCTCTATGGTCAAGAGTCCGGTGCTGAAGGGAATATCTGTGATTGATACTCCGGGAATACTAGCAGGTATTT GTGAAAAGCAAAGAATCGACCGAGGCTATGACTTCATCGGTGTTCTTCAATGGTTTGCTGAGAGAGTGGACAGAATCATTTTACTCTTTGATGCACATAAACTGGATATTTCCGATGAATTTAAGAGGTCCATAGAAGCTCTCAGAGGACACgacgataaaataaaaatagtttTGAACAAAGCTGACATGATAAACCCCCAGCAATTGATGAGAGTGTATGGAGCACTGATGTGGTCTCTGGGAAAG GTATTCCAAACCCCTGAAGTGGTAAGGGTTTACATTGGAAGCTTTTGGGATCAGCCTTTGAGATTTGACAGCAACAAACAACTATTCGAAGATGAAACCCAAGATCTGTTCAAGGACCTTCAATGTCTGCCAAGAAATTCAGCGTTGAGGAAACTCAACGATTTGATAAAGAGGGCAAGGCTTGCCAAAGTACACGCCTACATCATTTCGGAACTGAAGAAGGAGATGCCCAACATCTTTGGTAAAGAGAATAAAAAGAGAGACCTGATCAAGAACCTACCACATCTCTATAGGAAGATCCAACAGCAGTATTCGGTGTCTCAGGGAGATTTTCCAGATGTGAAAAAAATGCAAGAGCACTTGAGCAAGTATGATTTCAATAAGTTCCATAGTATAAAACCAAGGATGTTAGAAGAAATTGATTCAATGTTGGGCAGTGATATTGCCCAATTGATGGCAATGGTGCCCAATGAGTACTGTGGTGACTCTGATATTGATATCAGAGGAGGTATATTTGAGAATGTTGGAGACAATTTGTCACCATTTGGTTACAGAAGAGGAGAAGGTATCATGGCAG ATATTGGAGGTTATGGAGAAGTGGATTGGATTGTTAACAAAGACAGATCGTCGTACGATAACATCTTCGATCGATTGTCGAATAATAACCCGAAACTTTCTGGATCTATGGCGAAGGAAGAGCTGCTTAAATCGAAATTGCCGAATACAGTTTTAGGAAAGATATGGAGGCTTGCAGATATCGATCAGGATGGATTTTTGGATAGGGATGAGTTTGCTTTAGCGATGTATTTGGTGAATGTAAAGCTTGACGGTGGGGATATACCAAGAGATTTGCCTGATCATCTGGTACCACCTTTCAAGAAGAATTCAAGTTATCCACATGACTGA
- the LOC123677643 gene encoding EH domain-containing protein 1-like isoform X3, with protein sequence MFSWMNKTKEVHHECFDTVVEGLKSIYKYKMFPLEQHYLFHEFHSPPLNDADFDAKPLILLVGQYSTGKTTFIKYLLERDFPGMRIGPEPTTDRFIAVMYGEKEGVIPGNALVMDPKKQFKPLSTFGNAFLNRFQCSMVKSPVLKGISVIDTPGILAGICEKQRIDRGYDFIGVLQWFAERVDRIILLFDAHKLDISDEFKRSIEALRGHDDKIKIVLNKADMINPQQLMRVYGALMWSLGKVFQTPEVVRVYIGSFWDQPLRFDSNKQLFEDETQDLFKDLQCLPRNSALRKLNDLIKRARLAKVHAYIISELKKEMPNIFGKENKKRDLIKNLPHLYRKIQQQYSVSQGDFPDVKKMQEHLSKYDFNKFHSIKPRMLEEIDSMLGSDIAQLMAMVPNEYCGDSDIDIRGGIFENVGDNLSPFGYRRGEGIMAGYGEVDWIVNKDRSSYDNIFDRLSNNNPKLSGSMAKEELLKSKLPNTVLGKIWRLADIDQDGFLDRDEFALAMYLVNVKLDGGDIPRDLPDHLVPPFKKNSSYPHD encoded by the exons ATGTTTAGCTGGATGAACAAGACAAAAGAGGTTCACCATGAATGTTTCGATACGGTCGTCGAGGGACTCAAAAGCATCTACAAGTACAAGATGTTCCCGTTGGAACAGCATTACCTATTCCACGAATTCCATTCTCCGCCTCTGAACGACGCTGATTTTGACGCTAAGCCACTTATTCTTCTAGTGGGACAGTACTCGACAGGAAAAACCACTTTCATAAAATACCTGCTGGAGAGGGATTTCCCAG GTATGAGGATAGGCCCTGAACCCACAACGGACCGCTTCATAGCAGTCATGTATGGTGAAAAGGAAGGTGTGATACCGGGGAATGCATTGGTGATGGACCCTAAGAAGCAATTCAAACCGCTCTCAACTTTTGGAAACGCTTTTTTGAACAGATTTCAATGCTCTATGGTCAAGAGTCCGGTGCTGAAGGGAATATCTGTGATTGATACTCCGGGAATACTAGCAGGTATTT GTGAAAAGCAAAGAATCGACCGAGGCTATGACTTCATCGGTGTTCTTCAATGGTTTGCTGAGAGAGTGGACAGAATCATTTTACTCTTTGATGCACATAAACTGGATATTTCCGATGAATTTAAGAGGTCCATAGAAGCTCTCAGAGGACACgacgataaaataaaaatagtttTGAACAAAGCTGACATGATAAACCCCCAGCAATTGATGAGAGTGTATGGAGCACTGATGTGGTCTCTGGGAAAG GTATTCCAAACCCCTGAAGTGGTAAGGGTTTACATTGGAAGCTTTTGGGATCAGCCTTTGAGATTTGACAGCAACAAACAACTATTCGAAGATGAAACCCAAGATCTGTTCAAGGACCTTCAATGTCTGCCAAGAAATTCAGCGTTGAGGAAACTCAACGATTTGATAAAGAGGGCAAGGCTTGCCAAAGTACACGCCTACATCATTTCGGAACTGAAGAAGGAGATGCCCAACATCTTTGGTAAAGAGAATAAAAAGAGAGACCTGATCAAGAACCTACCACATCTCTATAGGAAGATCCAACAGCAGTATTCGGTGTCTCAGGGAGATTTTCCAGATGTGAAAAAAATGCAAGAGCACTTGAGCAAGTATGATTTCAATAAGTTCCATAGTATAAAACCAAGGATGTTAGAAGAAATTGATTCAATGTTGGGCAGTGATATTGCCCAATTGATGGCAATGGTGCCCAATGAGTACTGTGGTGACTCTGATATTGATATCAGAGGAGGTATATTTGAGAATGTTGGAGACAATTTGTCACCATTTGGTTACAGAAGAGGAGAAGGTATCATGGCAG GTTATGGAGAAGTGGATTGGATTGTTAACAAAGACAGATCGTCGTACGATAACATCTTCGATCGATTGTCGAATAATAACCCGAAACTTTCTGGATCTATGGCGAAGGAAGAGCTGCTTAAATCGAAATTGCCGAATACAGTTTTAGGAAAGATATGGAGGCTTGCAGATATCGATCAGGATGGATTTTTGGATAGGGATGAGTTTGCTTTAGCGATGTATTTGGTGAATGTAAAGCTTGACGGTGGGGATATACCAAGAGATTTGCCTGATCATCTGGTACCACCTTTCAAGAAGAATTCAAGTTATCCACATGACTGA
- the LOC123677643 gene encoding EH domain-containing protein 1-like isoform X1 has translation MFSWMNKTKEVHHECFDTVVEGLKSIYKYKMFPLEQHYLFHEFHSPPLNDADFDAKPLILLVGQYSTGKTTFIKYLLERDFPGMRIGPEPTTDRFIAVMYGEKEGVIPGNALVMDPKKQFKPLSTFGNAFLNRFQCSMVKSPVLKGISVIDTPGILAGICEKQRIDRGYDFIGVLQWFAERVDRIILLFDAHKLDISDEFKRSIEALRGHDDKIKIVLNKADMINPQQLMRVYGALMWSLGKVFQTPEVVRVYIGSFWDQPLRFDSNKQLFEDETQDLFKDLQCLPRNSALRKLNDLIKRARLAKVHAYIISELKKEMPNIFGKENKKRDLIKNLPHLYRKIQQQYSVSQGDFPDVKKMQEHLSKYDFNKFHSIKPRMLEEIDSMLGSDIAQLMAMVPNEYCGDSDIDIRGGIFENVGDNLSPFGYRRGEGIMADIGGYGEVDWIVNKDRSSYDNIFDRLSNNNPKLSGSMAKEELLKSKLPNTVLGKIWRLADIDQDGFLDRDEFALAMYLVNVKLDGGDIPRDLPDHLVPPFKKNSSYPHD, from the exons ATGTTTAGCTGGATGAACAAGACAAAAGAGGTTCACCATGAATGTTTCGATACGGTCGTCGAGGGACTCAAAAGCATCTACAAGTACAAGATGTTCCCGTTGGAACAGCATTACCTATTCCACGAATTCCATTCTCCGCCTCTGAACGACGCTGATTTTGACGCTAAGCCACTTATTCTTCTAGTGGGACAGTACTCGACAGGAAAAACCACTTTCATAAAATACCTGCTGGAGAGGGATTTCCCAG GTATGAGGATAGGCCCTGAACCCACAACGGACCGCTTCATAGCAGTCATGTATGGTGAAAAGGAAGGTGTGATACCGGGGAATGCATTGGTGATGGACCCTAAGAAGCAATTCAAACCGCTCTCAACTTTTGGAAACGCTTTTTTGAACAGATTTCAATGCTCTATGGTCAAGAGTCCGGTGCTGAAGGGAATATCTGTGATTGATACTCCGGGAATACTAGCAGGTATTT GTGAAAAGCAAAGAATCGACCGAGGCTATGACTTCATCGGTGTTCTTCAATGGTTTGCTGAGAGAGTGGACAGAATCATTTTACTCTTTGATGCACATAAACTGGATATTTCCGATGAATTTAAGAGGTCCATAGAAGCTCTCAGAGGACACgacgataaaataaaaatagtttTGAACAAAGCTGACATGATAAACCCCCAGCAATTGATGAGAGTGTATGGAGCACTGATGTGGTCTCTGGGAAAG GTATTCCAAACCCCTGAAGTGGTAAGGGTTTACATTGGAAGCTTTTGGGATCAGCCTTTGAGATTTGACAGCAACAAACAACTATTCGAAGATGAAACCCAAGATCTGTTCAAGGACCTTCAATGTCTGCCAAGAAATTCAGCGTTGAGGAAACTCAACGATTTGATAAAGAGGGCAAGGCTTGCCAAAGTACACGCCTACATCATTTCGGAACTGAAGAAGGAGATGCCCAACATCTTTGGTAAAGAGAATAAAAAGAGAGACCTGATCAAGAACCTACCACATCTCTATAGGAAGATCCAACAGCAGTATTCGGTGTCTCAGGGAGATTTTCCAGATGTGAAAAAAATGCAAGAGCACTTGAGCAAGTATGATTTCAATAAGTTCCATAGTATAAAACCAAGGATGTTAGAAGAAATTGATTCAATGTTGGGCAGTGATATTGCCCAATTGATGGCAATGGTGCCCAATGAGTACTGTGGTGACTCTGATATTGATATCAGAGGAGGTATATTTGAGAATGTTGGAGACAATTTGTCACCATTTGGTTACAGAAGAGGAGAAGGTATCATGGCAG ATATTGGAGGTTATGGAGAAGTGGATTGGATTGTTAACAAAGACAGATCGTCGTACGATAACATCTTCGATCGATTGTCGAATAATAACCCGAAACTTTCTGGATCTATGGCGAAGGAAGAGCTGCTTAAATCGAAATTGCCGAATACAGTTTTAGGAAAGATATGGAGGCTTGCAGATATCGATCAGGATGGATTTTTGGATAGGGATGAGTTTGCTTTAGCGATGTATTTGGTGAATGTAAAGCTTGACGGTGGGGATATACCAAGAGATTTGCCTGATCATCTGGTACCACCTTTCAAGAAGAATTCAAGTTATCCACATGACTGA
- the LOC123677643 gene encoding EH domain-containing protein 1-like isoform X2, whose protein sequence is MFSWMNKTKEVHHECFDTVVEGLKSIYKYKMFPLEQHYLFHEFHSPPLNDADFDAKPLILLVGQYSTGKTTFIKYLLERDFPGMRIGPEPTTDRFIAVMYGEKEGVIPGNALVMDPKKQFKPLSTFGNAFLNRFQCSMVKSPVLKGISVIDTPGILAGEKQRIDRGYDFIGVLQWFAERVDRIILLFDAHKLDISDEFKRSIEALRGHDDKIKIVLNKADMINPQQLMRVYGALMWSLGKVFQTPEVVRVYIGSFWDQPLRFDSNKQLFEDETQDLFKDLQCLPRNSALRKLNDLIKRARLAKVHAYIISELKKEMPNIFGKENKKRDLIKNLPHLYRKIQQQYSVSQGDFPDVKKMQEHLSKYDFNKFHSIKPRMLEEIDSMLGSDIAQLMAMVPNEYCGDSDIDIRGGIFENVGDNLSPFGYRRGEGIMADIGGYGEVDWIVNKDRSSYDNIFDRLSNNNPKLSGSMAKEELLKSKLPNTVLGKIWRLADIDQDGFLDRDEFALAMYLVNVKLDGGDIPRDLPDHLVPPFKKNSSYPHD, encoded by the exons ATGTTTAGCTGGATGAACAAGACAAAAGAGGTTCACCATGAATGTTTCGATACGGTCGTCGAGGGACTCAAAAGCATCTACAAGTACAAGATGTTCCCGTTGGAACAGCATTACCTATTCCACGAATTCCATTCTCCGCCTCTGAACGACGCTGATTTTGACGCTAAGCCACTTATTCTTCTAGTGGGACAGTACTCGACAGGAAAAACCACTTTCATAAAATACCTGCTGGAGAGGGATTTCCCAG GTATGAGGATAGGCCCTGAACCCACAACGGACCGCTTCATAGCAGTCATGTATGGTGAAAAGGAAGGTGTGATACCGGGGAATGCATTGGTGATGGACCCTAAGAAGCAATTCAAACCGCTCTCAACTTTTGGAAACGCTTTTTTGAACAGATTTCAATGCTCTATGGTCAAGAGTCCGGTGCTGAAGGGAATATCTGTGATTGATACTCCGGGAATACTAGCAG GTGAAAAGCAAAGAATCGACCGAGGCTATGACTTCATCGGTGTTCTTCAATGGTTTGCTGAGAGAGTGGACAGAATCATTTTACTCTTTGATGCACATAAACTGGATATTTCCGATGAATTTAAGAGGTCCATAGAAGCTCTCAGAGGACACgacgataaaataaaaatagtttTGAACAAAGCTGACATGATAAACCCCCAGCAATTGATGAGAGTGTATGGAGCACTGATGTGGTCTCTGGGAAAG GTATTCCAAACCCCTGAAGTGGTAAGGGTTTACATTGGAAGCTTTTGGGATCAGCCTTTGAGATTTGACAGCAACAAACAACTATTCGAAGATGAAACCCAAGATCTGTTCAAGGACCTTCAATGTCTGCCAAGAAATTCAGCGTTGAGGAAACTCAACGATTTGATAAAGAGGGCAAGGCTTGCCAAAGTACACGCCTACATCATTTCGGAACTGAAGAAGGAGATGCCCAACATCTTTGGTAAAGAGAATAAAAAGAGAGACCTGATCAAGAACCTACCACATCTCTATAGGAAGATCCAACAGCAGTATTCGGTGTCTCAGGGAGATTTTCCAGATGTGAAAAAAATGCAAGAGCACTTGAGCAAGTATGATTTCAATAAGTTCCATAGTATAAAACCAAGGATGTTAGAAGAAATTGATTCAATGTTGGGCAGTGATATTGCCCAATTGATGGCAATGGTGCCCAATGAGTACTGTGGTGACTCTGATATTGATATCAGAGGAGGTATATTTGAGAATGTTGGAGACAATTTGTCACCATTTGGTTACAGAAGAGGAGAAGGTATCATGGCAG ATATTGGAGGTTATGGAGAAGTGGATTGGATTGTTAACAAAGACAGATCGTCGTACGATAACATCTTCGATCGATTGTCGAATAATAACCCGAAACTTTCTGGATCTATGGCGAAGGAAGAGCTGCTTAAATCGAAATTGCCGAATACAGTTTTAGGAAAGATATGGAGGCTTGCAGATATCGATCAGGATGGATTTTTGGATAGGGATGAGTTTGCTTTAGCGATGTATTTGGTGAATGTAAAGCTTGACGGTGGGGATATACCAAGAGATTTGCCTGATCATCTGGTACCACCTTTCAAGAAGAATTCAAGTTATCCACATGACTGA